In Bradyrhizobium sp. 195, the sequence TGCTCAAATGTTCCTATTTTGTTCTTTTGGAGTCAAGCGGATTCATGTTGCTCGACGAAAAGCCGACTCGCAGATCAGGCGATGATGTCGGGGGTAATCTGGTCTTCGATGAACGCGATGCGATCGCGCAACAACAGCTTGCGCTTCTTCAACCGCTGTAGCCGCAACAGGTCGGGGGCGGGCGATTGATGCAGTGCATCGATCGCCGCATCGAGATCTCGGTGTTCCTGCTGCAACCGGGTGAGCTCGGCTTCGAGCTCACGCTCGTCTTCATTGGTCATGTCTGCGGTGGCCGAAAACCGATAGGCGTGAGATTTAAGGCTGTGGATGCCCTGTGGAAATTATCGTCCTTGCGCGGCGTGATCGCAAGCGATCTGCGAGCACCGTTCGCCGATCTCCAGCGACATATTTCCGCCGATCGCAGCGCCGCTACGCAAGCGCATTGATATCATGGATTTTTCCCACGCGGTTCCTTTACTCACGCTTCGTTACATATGAATTTTCAAAAATGAAGCTGTGATGACGGATATTCATCGACAGAACGAATCGGTGATGTAGACTTCGTTGTCCGGATCGAATCCTGAGGTTCAACCCTACCGAGGAGGTTTCGAATGACAATTCAGGCACATCTCGTTGAATTGGAGCGGAAGCACAAACTTCTCGAAAACGAATTGCACGAAGCTCTCGTGCACCTTTCAACAGACGACCTGCAAATTGTTGAGTTGAAGCGCCGGAAGTTGATGGTCAAGGACCAGATCGAGCGTCTCAGGCAAGGCGACACGCTCCACTAGTAACCCCGTAACAGCGTAGAGTTGATCGTACCCTTATCCCGCAGGGATGAGAGCCTTTGCGCTCATCCCTGCAGCAGGGTGCGCACCGTGCAAAGATGTTTGCGCGGTTTAAGTGCGTGCGAGCTCGGCGACGTGATCGGCGATCGCGAGCGACGACGTCAGTCCCGGCGATTCGATGCCGAACAGATTGACCAGGCCCGCGACGCCGTGATCGCGCGGGCCCTGCATCAGGAAGTCCTGGGTCGCGACAGCAGGCGGCACGATCTTCGGCCGGATGCCCGAATAGCTCGGCATCAACGCGCCGTCAGGCAGTGTCGGCCAGTATTTGCGGATCGCCGGATAGAAGCGCTCGGCGCGTGACGGGTCGACCTCGTAATTGATCGTCTCGATCCACTCGACGTCGGGGCCGAAGCGCGCTTGGCCTGCCATATCCAGAGTGAGATGCACCCCTAACCCGCCGGGCTCGGGCACCGGATAGATCAGGTGCGAGAACGGCGCCTTGGCATTGCAGCTGAAGTAATTTCCCTTGGCGAGATAGGCCGGCGGAATACGGTCCAGCGGCATGCCGTCGATGTTGCGTGCCACATTCGTCGCCGAGAGTCCCGCGGCGTTGACGAGGAGGCTGCATTGCAGCGTCATTGGCGCCTCGCCGCCGGCTTCGATTTCGATAAGGCCGTTCGCCGTCTTGGCGCGGATCAGCGGGGTGTGAAACGCGAAGGCCGCGCCCGATGCCTCGGCTTCGCCGCGCAACGAGAGCATGTAGGCGTGGCTGTCGATGATGCCCGTTGACGGCGACAGCAGCGCAGCGTCGCAGGCGAGCGCCGGCTCGAGCGTGCGGGCCGCCTCGCCCGTGAGCAGCTGCATGTCGAGCACGCCATTGGCCTCGGCATGGGCCTTGATCGATTGCAGTTTCTCGGTCTCCTGCGGGCTCGTCGCGACGATCAGCTTGCCGCAATTCCTGTGCGGGATGCCGCGCTCGGCACAGTAGCGGTAGAGCGCGTGCTTGCCGTCGACGCACATGCGCGCCATCCAGCTCCCGGCGCGGTAGTAGATGCCGGCATGGATCACCTCACTGTTCCGCGAGGAGGTGATGGTGCCGATCGCCTCGGCCTCCTCGAGCACGATGACCTCGCGCCCGGCCTGCGCGAGCTTTCGGGCCACCGCGAGCCCGACCACGCCGGCTCCGATGACGACGCAATCGACCCTATCCATGGCTGTGCAGGATGTCCGCTGGAAGCGCTGGTGCCATCAGGCCTGGGACTAATGGTGCGGGGCCGTTTTCCGTTAAGGAAGAATTTATCATGTCAGGGCAATTGCCGTATTTCACGTCACATTTTTCTGTTGTGCGTACAGGCGTTTACCCGATCCAAACCCGTGAAGCCAGACAATCCGACGTTGAAATCGCGGGTGGCTGATGGCTGAGAAGAACTGGCACGAGGGCAGCACGCTTCCGATTGCTGTGCAGGCCGTTGTGTGCCTGGCCGGCACGGTTGCGCCCGCGCGCGCCTTTGCGCTGTCGGACAGTTTTGCCGCGCCGAGCTATCTCGGCCAGCTGGAACCCAACGTGGTCTGGGAAGTCCTGATCGCGGGCATCGTCGTCTGCGCGTTCCTCGCCGCGATCGTGCTGTGGATCCATTCCTCGCTGCGCCGGACCAGGCGTTTGCAGCTGCGGCGCAACGCCTTCGTCTCCTCCGCCATGAACAATCTCAATCAGGGCGTGGTGATGACGGATGCGCAGCGACGCGTCATCTTCTGCAACGACCGCTATCTCGAGATCTACGGCCTGACGCGGTCGGACGTCTGGGCCAACATGAGCGGCCATGAGCTCCTCGAGCTGCGCCGCACGCGCGGGGTGCTCGGCGTCGCCTCGGACGATGAGTTTTATGAGAAGGCGGCCAGTACCAACGGCCTGATCACCGAACTGCCGGACGGACGCGCCATCCTGGCGAAATATTTCGTGCTGCCGAACGGCGGCTCGGTGGCGACGCATCTCGACGTCAGCGAGCAGCGCAGGCTGTCGCGACAGCTCGCCTCGACCAAGCAGTTCCTCGAAACGGTGCTCGACAACGTGCCGGCCTGCGTGGCCGCCAAGAACATCGAGGACGGCCGCTATATCTTCGCCAACAGCGCCTATGAGCGGTTCTGGGGGTTCTCGCGCGATTATGTCGTCGGCAAGAATGCGCGCGAGCTGTTCGCGTCC encodes:
- a CDS encoding NAD(P)/FAD-dependent oxidoreductase, producing the protein MDRVDCVVIGAGVVGLAVARKLAQAGREVIVLEEAEAIGTITSSRNSEVIHAGIYYRAGSWMARMCVDGKHALYRYCAERGIPHRNCGKLIVATSPQETEKLQSIKAHAEANGVLDMQLLTGEAARTLEPALACDAALLSPSTGIIDSHAYMLSLRGEAEASGAAFAFHTPLIRAKTANGLIEIEAGGEAPMTLQCSLLVNAAGLSATNVARNIDGMPLDRIPPAYLAKGNYFSCNAKAPFSHLIYPVPEPGGLGVHLTLDMAGQARFGPDVEWIETINYEVDPSRAERFYPAIRKYWPTLPDGALMPSYSGIRPKIVPPAVATQDFLMQGPRDHGVAGLVNLFGIESPGLTSSLAIADHVAELART
- a CDS encoding YdcH family protein produces the protein MTIQAHLVELERKHKLLENELHEALVHLSTDDLQIVELKRRKLMVKDQIERLRQGDTLH
- a CDS encoding YdcH family protein; protein product: MTNEDERELEAELTRLQQEHRDLDAAIDALHQSPAPDLLRLQRLKKRKLLLRDRIAFIEDQITPDIIA